From Bombus huntii isolate Logan2020A unplaced genomic scaffold, iyBomHunt1.1 ctg00000064.1, whole genome shotgun sequence, a single genomic window includes:
- the LOC126876106 gene encoding omega-amidase NIT2-A-like gives MPEIEGDKLYNTCTIWGPDGTLIAKHRKVHLFDIDIPNKITFRESDSLSPGNSLTTFDVKGCKIGIGICCDIRFEEMARIYRNKGCQMLIYPAAFNMTTGPLHWSLLQRSRANDNQLYVACISPARVP, from the exons atgcctgaaatagagggcgataaattgtacaatacctgtactatttggggtcccgatggaactttgatagcaaaacaccgaaag gtacatctattcgacatcgacattcctaataagattacttttcgagagagtgattcactcagtcctggtaactccctaacgacgttcgatgtgaagggctgcaaaataggtattggcatttgctgtgatattagattcgaggaaatggcacgcatttatcggaacaaag gttgccaaatgctgatatatccagcggcattcaatatgaccactggaccactgcactggtcattacttcagcgttccagagcgaatgataatcaattatacgttgcctgcatatcaccggctcgtgttccttaa